The genomic region GTTGATCGTCATCTGCATCAATATGCTGGGCGGAATCAGCATCGGCCTGCTCTCCAAGGATATGTCGCTCGATGCCGCGATGCATCACTATACGCTGCTGACGATAGGTGATGCGCTCATTTCACAGATTCCCGCACTGTTGCTGTCGATTACGGCCGCGACCATCGTCACACGGGTCAACGGGCCTTCCAAGCTCAAGCTTGGGGCCGATATTGTCAGCCAACTTACGGCGAGCACACAAGCGCTTCGGCTGGCGGCCTGCGTCTTATTGTTAATGGGATTCGTTCCTGGCTTCCCCTTGCCCCCGTTCGTCATCTTGGCCGTGCTCTTCGCTGCCGCAAGCTATGTCAAGGTCGGCGCGAAAGGCGACGAGCCTGCCGCGAAGACAGGCGCAAACGTCACTGCTTCGGCACCGGCTCCAGCACAGGCACAGGCACAGAAGCAAGCCGCTCATGCGGAAGCACTTCCGATTGCGTTATTCCTTGCGCCGAACCTGACACATTCAATCGACAAAGACGAGTTGGAACAAAGCATCGCGCGCGTTTCCACGTCGGTATCGGCAGACCTTGGAATCACGGTTCCGCGTATCCCGGCCCGGATTGACCAGAACCTGTCCAAGTCGCAGTTCAGGATAGATGTCGATAGCGTGCCGGTTGAACGGGATGTGATCGATCCGACGCAACTCGTTCTCAACGATGATATTGCGAACATTGAACTAAGCGGCATCCCATTTCGGCAAGATCCGGAGACGGCTCGCGTATGGATCGAAGAACGCCATGCAGCTGCGCTCAAAGCCGCCGGGATCGGACACCACCGTCCGGTCGAAATTCTTGCTTTACGTCTCCATTCCACATTGACACGCTACGCACAGCGCCTGGTAGGCATTCAAGAGACACGTCAACTGCTTGCCCGAATGGAGCAGGAGTACGCCGATCTGGTGAAGGAAGTGCTTCGTACGGCGACCATTCCTCGGATCGCAGAGGTCCTGCGCCGTCTGCTCGACGAGGGGATACCCATTCGCAACACTCGCCTCCTCCTGGAGGCCCTTGCAGAATGGAGTGAACGCGAGCAGAACGCCGTCCTGCTCACTGAATATGTTCGTGCCGCCCTGAAGCGGCAGATCTGCTTTCGCTATGCCAATGCCCACCGCGTTGTGGCCGCCTTTATCATCGAGCGTGAGACTGAAGAGATAGTGCGCGTTTCGGTGCGCGAAACCGCTGTCGGACCATATCTCGTTCTGGACGATTGGCAGAGCGAGAAGCTGCTTTCACAATTCCGTCAGATCCATTCGACCATCGCACAAAGCCAAAGCCAGCCCGTCATTCTCGGCTCGATGGATATCCGGCGCTTCGTACGCGGCTTTCTCACCCGCAACGGGCTCGATCTGCCCGTTCTGTCTTATCAGGATCTCGCCTCGGAGTTCACAGTCCAGCCGATTGGGTCCGTGAAACTTCCGGCTACCAAGGAAAGGGTTCCTTCCTCGGAGCGTGGCGGGCTGCTTCCAGCCGCAAGTTAACAGAGCACAGCAGCTCGTCGTGAGATAGCCTATGAATTCCTATGAGATAAGCCTCTGGCGACGCGCATGCTTCCTTCGCTCAGCCTTGTGCTCAAGCTCGCTCGCTATCGTTCTGCTCGCAGGCTGCGCTAACCCGGATAGGTCGGCCCTTTCATCGCGGCAGACGCCCTCGTCAGACCTAGCTGACGCCAAGGCGATCGATCCTGGCGTGCGCGAACGAATTCCATACAGCCTCGGTCGGGATGCTGATGAGCAAACTCTGCGCGATACGTTGAAGCAACAACCAAACAATGTCGATGCGGCGATCTCTCTTGCGCGGGTCCTGCTGGCCCGCAAATCGCCCGATCAAGCCCTTGAGGTTCTCGATAATGTCCTCTTGGCGGCTCCCGGCGATCTGCGCACACTGAACGCCAAGGGCGTTGTCCTCGATCAGAAGGGCCGCCATCAAGAGGCGCAAGGGCTATACCGCAAAGCTCTCGAAAGAGAACCCTCAAATGCGATGTTGCACAACAATCTCAAACTGTCGCTTGCGCTAGAAAGTAAGACGGAGACCGAGGATGCCGGGTCACAACCGCGGATGGATGACGCCTTGGCGCGCAGCGAACAATAGCGTGCAAAAGCTTGACGCTTGAGTGGCCGGCTTGCCGATAACTAGGCTCCCCTTAATCGGCCGCACTATACGCCGCCGCAAAACCTCAAAAGTAATTAGAGATGCGATCGATAATTGTATCGCCACGTGTAGTAACATTGCAATTCATCCGTTACTTACCTTGCATATGACACCGCCACCTTGCGCCGGCAGAGACCAAATTAAGCCTGCAGTCCGACATTCGTGAGAGCTTTCGCGGCTTCGATAGAATAGACAACATCCTCCGTGAACCGCTGCTTGGCGCCTTTCATCCACCCCTGAAGAATGCCGATCTGGTCGGGCGCTGAAGACGTCGAGGAGACATGCTTGAAGAACTCTGTCAACTGCGTCGCTTCGATTTGAATGCGCTCCTGCCAGTGCCAATAGGCCTCTGAGTACTTTTTCACAAACTCGCTTTGCGCTCCGATGGCTCGCTTCGTGAAGTCCTGAAATGCGCCGGCTGCAATGCCGATGTCATCGTTGATCCCGGTTTCTTTCGTCATCGCCATCTCCTGTATGGTTGTATATGGACGAGACGACGCCTGAGCAGCGCTCCCGCATGTCTCCCATGATCACTAATTGACGCGCCCACACACCATCTCATGATTGTGAGGCCACTATTGTCACTTCTCGACCGAGCAAGCGACGTGCCACAAACGATCGTGAGGGCTTGCCGTCCACGAACAGGAAAAACATGTACTTGATACAGCGCTCCCGCAGCCCTGATCCGCAGCGTCGGACTCTGGACATAATAAGTATCACACCGGACAGGGCAGAGTGCGACAGGAATAAGGGCAATGGCAGTTCGTACTAAACAGCGACGAAGGTGGATCGGGGAGCATTGCCAACGCTTCAATGCTCCGAGCCTGCTCAGCGCGCATTCTCGCACAGACCGTTGCTTGGTGCATGTCCCATCGCTCGAACTCCGCGCCAGCATATAGTGACGGCAAAGGCGTCGTGCAGTCCGAGCAACCGGCCGATGGTAGACTGACGATGCTATGCGTGTCGATCAGTACGACGAAACCAGTCGGCTGGTAAACGCGCGTATTCCACTTCTTCTTGGCTTGCTTCTCACCGCGATGAACTTTCGCTGGCCATTGACCGCAACCTTGGATGGGCCGAGAACAGTACGACCCGGACTTGCCCCACCAAAACTGAGAGGCGACGGCCGTTTCGTATGCAGCTAATATTTGCCAGGGTTCGGAAAGACAAAAACGTTCGCTTAAGCGCTCGCGGCTAGGGGACAGGGATGATCACGCCGGTTCGACGGGACTGGAATCCAAGCGAATTGTTCAGCGCTCTTACACCTGCGATGTTCAGCGCCGAACCATCAGCCATACGCGCACGTTGGGATAAATTGTGGCCTGATTTATACACGGAATATGACGCCCGGCATTTGAAACAAGAACTTGCCGCCAGAAATCTCATCGCGACCGATGAAGCTGCAGCATTTCTCAGCGCCTGGGTGATTGATGAAGAGCGCCACACCAATGGCTTCATCCGGATCATTGAACTTGTCGCGAACGGATCCGAAAAGCATCTTCGCGAGAGGTTGGGCGCTCGATCGCATGATTTTGGTCCGATTACCGATTACCTGAAGGACGAATTCTCCTTGTTAGTTATGATTGCGTTTGACGAAATGTGCACTTGCCGCGCCTACGCGGCAGAAAAGCCGTTTTACGACGCTCTTGGGAACAACACGTTTCATCATTGGCTGCGAGAGATAATTGCCGACGAGGCGGTTCATTCGATGAACGCTGTTAATGTCATTCGCGCGCGCTATCGCGACCGCATTGGGCAAGTCGGCGCAATACTCGATAGCCTCATCCGCGCGTGCGATAATCTACGCTATTCTGGCACCTTCGTCCTCGACTACTTCGGCACAGCGTACTCCAAGGAGCTTCTCGCCAACTCTCGCCTCGCCACCATGAGAAACATCGTCAAGCCACTCCCGGCGTAGAACGAGACAGCAACAGGCGACAGGGATTTGATCCGGAGTCATATCGCGGTTCAATTTGTCTATCCCCGCTGCCATTCTACGGTTTGCGCCAGATTGTCGTGTGCTTTCTTGCGCAATGTCGTGTTCACGACCTGCCGGCCGTTGACCTTTGACCAGAACACGCGCGCCGGATCGGTCTTGCGTCCGGTTGGCGCGCCGTGCGGCCCGTGCCGCACATCGGGCATTTGGCCCGACCTTTGCTCCTTGCCAAACCGTGTACAGCCTCCTGTTTTGTCGGTCTATCTGCCACAAAACATGGATCTCTATGGAGCGAAGGCAAGGCCATGAAGAACCGGAGTACCGTCAACGCCATGGCGTCGAGCATCGCTACTGGCGCTATCGATTCAGTGACACCCACCTCCCCGGCGGTCGAGCACAGGACGGCTGATAGCACCAATCGTAACCTATACTCTTCTGCGGAGGAGAGCATCTTTGCTGAGGACAAGGCCAGATCGGATCGACCGGCTACCCTCATGCTTCCAAACGGCCTGCAAGTGGTGATGATTCCGGATCATCGCGCACCCGTTGTGACTCAGATGATCTGGTATAAGGTTGGCTCCGCCGATGAGCCGGCGGGCAAATCGGGGCTAGCGCATTTCCTTGAACACCTGATGTTCAAGGGCACAACCAAACATCAGGCGGACGAATTCTCCCAGACCGTGCTGCGCGTCGGCGGCAATCAGAACGCCTTCACGGGAAGGGACTATACCAGTTATTTCCAGCACGTGCCGCGCGAACAGCTCGGCAAGATGATGGAATTTGAAGCCGACCGCATGACCGGTCTTATTCTCAAGGACCGGGACGTATTGTCAGAGCGCGACGTCGTGCTGGAGGAATATAATATGCGCGTCGCCAACAGGCCGGATGCGCGGCTTGTCGAGCAGATGATGGCGGCGCTCTACCTCAACCATCCCTACGGTCACCCTGTGATCGGCTGGCGGCAGGAGATCGAAAATCTCGACCGCGAAGACGCGCTCGCTTTCTACAAGCGTTTCTACGCGCCGAACAACGCCATCCTGATCATCGCGGGTGACGTCAAGGTCAGCGAGGTCCGCCCGATGGTGGAAAGGAATTTTGGCGGCATTCCCCCGCAGCCATCGATTCCTGCGGAACGCCTGCGACCGCAGGAGCCAACGCCGGCCGCGCCGCGCACCGTGACGTTGGCAGATCCCCGCGTCGAGCAGCCAGCCTTGCGCCGTCTCTATCTCGTACCCTCGGCTCGCACCGCGACCGCCGGGGAGAGTCCAGCGCTTGAGGTGCTCTGCAAATTGATGGGTGGTGGCATCAACTCATATCTCTATCGCGCGCTGGTAATCGACAGGCGGCTCGCGATCAGCGCCTGGACGCGCTACAGCGCTACTGCGATCGATCTCTCGCAATTCGAGATTTCTGCCACGCCGAAACCGGGCGTCGAGCTCGGGCAGCTCGACTGCGCCATTGACGAGACGGTCGCCGATATTGCGCACAATTCCCCGCAGGCAGAGGATTTCGAGCGGGTCAAGACACAGCTGATCGCGCAAGCAATCTATGCCCACGACAACTTGGAAGAGCTCGCGACCTGGTATGGCGGCGGACTGACGACCGGATTGAGCATCGACGACGTCCGAGGCTGGTCGGACAGCATCCGCGCCGTACGGGCGGAGCAGGTACTCGAGGCCTCGCGCAAATGGCTCGACAAGAAGCGCTCGGTGACCGGCTATCTCACCAAAGCGACGTCAAAGCACACGGAGAAACGATCATGACCTGTTCCTTTACACGGCGTTCCGTCCTCATCGGCGGAGCTTCATTGTCAATTGGAATGCTTGTTTCGCCAGATTCGCTCGGCGCCGCCAAGAGCGTTGCCGCGGCCAAGATCCAGCGCCTGGTCTCGCCCTGTGGGGTAGAAGCCTGGTTCGTCAAAGACGCAACTGTCCCGTTTATTGCGATGGAATTCGCTTTCAACGGCGGCGCGACACAGGACCCCGCCGACAAAGCCGGCGTCGGCCACATGGTCGCTGACTTGCTCGATGAAGGCTCCGGCGATCTCGACTCCAAGAGCTTTCACGAGCGGCTCGACCGTCGCGCCATTGAGCTGAGTTTTGGATCGACGCGCGATCAGTTCCGCGGTGCCTTACGCACGCTCGAGGAAAACGCGGATGAGGCCTTCGACCTTTTACGGATGGCACTAACCTTACCCCGTTTCGACGCGGCCGATGTCGAACGGATCCGTGCCAGCCTGCTCGCGAATCTTAGGAATGATTCAAACAATCCTTCATCGCTCGCCAATCGCAAGTTCCTCGAAGTCGCCTTTAACGATCATCCCTATGCTCGGCCAGCCGGAGGCACGCTCGAGAGCGTCCCGAAGATTGGCGTCACCGATCTCAAGGGCTATGTCCGGCGCGTGATCGCAAAAGACACCCTCAAGATCGCTGTGGTCGGTGACATTCAGCCAGACGTCCTCTGCGGACTGCTCGACAAGGCGTTTGGCGGCCTGCCGGCCAAGGCGGACTCGGTGCCGATTCGCGACGTCGTCGCAGCAAAGCCGCCGCAGCGCGTCTTCATTCCGCTCGATGTGGCCCAGACGGCTGTGACTTTCGGTGGTCCCGGCGTCCGCCGCAGTAAGCCCGATTTCATGGCCGCCAATATCGTCAACCACGTTCTCGGCGGCGACGGTCTGTCGTCACGGCTGTTTCGCGAAGTTCGCGAAAAGCGCGGGCTGGCCTATTCCGTCCGTCAGCAGCTGGTCTGGATGAATCATTCCGCCGTGTTCGTAGGCAACAGCGGCACCCGCGCCAATCGTGCCGGCGAGACGCTTGAAGAGATTGAGAAGCAGGTCCGCCGTATCGCCGACGAGGGCCCGACCCGACAAGAACTCGACGATGCAAAATCTTACCTGAAGGGCTCGAAGATGCTGGCTCTCAATTCTTCATCAAAGCTAGCGCGAACGCTGCTGCAGCATCAGCTTGACAAGCTACCTATCGACTATATCGAAAACTACAATACCATCGTCGATGCGGTGACGTTGGAAGACGCCAGGAAGGTCGCGCAGCGGCTGTGGGGCCAGGGTCTGCTCACCGTTATCGTCGGCCGCTCCCCACCGGTCGCGGCCGAGTCGGCACCTGTTCCCTCCGCCACGACGACCCCGTCACACGCCGAGCAGCTAGGCGCCACACCATCACCCGCTTTACCGAGGAAACCCAATTAACTCTCAGGCAACCTCAGCGCCGCAGGCACGAGACTCGCTCTCCACGTCCTCCGGTAAAGAACCGGCAGTTTGCTGCGGCGGAGCAAAAAAATTGCGCTCAAATTCTCGCACTAGCGGCGTAATCACACATTAACCGCTTGCCGATCGTTGCTAATCTCTCACTGCTGGCCCAAGCGGAATTCTTGGCCCTGGGGCCTTCGCAGAGCTAGAGTTTGCTCCTGTCGGCGGACTCCGGGGCAGAGAAGCAGGAGCTATGAAGTCGACGCTTCTTGTTTCCGCTCCTTACCCGATTTGCTAGCAAATATGTGCTTTTAGCTGCCTTGCGCTTTACAGGTGTGCTCAGTTACTGCGACCCTGGCGAACTGGCGTTATGTTCTGTGGTGTCACGCGGCCCGATCCTGAATACCTGTGACGATGATCAGCAGCGGCCCATCGTGGCAGCGGCAGCCCCACAATAACGGCGGGTTCCCTCGACGGCGCCGCCTGGGATGCCACCTGATCGGCCGCATTGTGGCGGACCTGATTATATGCACGAGAAAATTATCGCTTTCGACATGTCGCGGAACGGGCGACTCTCCGAGCGACCAACCTCCGTGTCGCTAGATGCAAGTATGGGGGATGGTCGGTGACGCTCATGCCCAAAGTGAAGATCCCTAATTGAGATGGTCATCAGGCTCGCCGATCAAGCAACTGCAGAAGGGCCCGTCGGATACCGCTTCCCGCCGTCGAACAGGTCCACAGAGCCGAGGTCCCGGGCCGAGCTCTCAGCTCGGCGCTCTGACTGCCGCGCGGCAATCAGGGTGACAGTGGAGCGTCAATCAGGATGAGAGAGCTTCGCCGGGCTCGTGACGCAGGGAGGGCGTAGCCCGACCGGAGTTACGAGCCCGGCGTCGGCGCGATCCACAGGGGACCGCGCCGACTGGTGATCGCGGCCGGCTGGTTGTGCAAGTGGTTCTTCCGCCAAGAGGAATCACTCGCTTGCCAGGCCGACACGTTACCGATCACCAGATGAGGCTCTACATGAAGTACCGTCAGACCGATACCCCGCCAGTGGCCGCCGCCAAGGCGTCGTTCAGTACCTCGACCGCGTATCGCTTTGAGAAGGATCGAAGGCTCCCATTGCAGAAGAAGGGAGCCCGCGGCCGGCGCCGACCGGACCCGTTGGCCAGTGTTTTTGAGACCGAGGTCGTGCCGA from Bradyrhizobium elkanii USDA 76 harbors:
- a CDS encoding M16 family metallopeptidase; protein product: MTCSFTRRSVLIGGASLSIGMLVSPDSLGAAKSVAAAKIQRLVSPCGVEAWFVKDATVPFIAMEFAFNGGATQDPADKAGVGHMVADLLDEGSGDLDSKSFHERLDRRAIELSFGSTRDQFRGALRTLEENADEAFDLLRMALTLPRFDAADVERIRASLLANLRNDSNNPSSLANRKFLEVAFNDHPYARPAGGTLESVPKIGVTDLKGYVRRVIAKDTLKIAVVGDIQPDVLCGLLDKAFGGLPAKADSVPIRDVVAAKPPQRVFIPLDVAQTAVTFGGPGVRRSKPDFMAANIVNHVLGGDGLSSRLFREVREKRGLAYSVRQQLVWMNHSAVFVGNSGTRANRAGETLEEIEKQVRRIADEGPTRQELDDAKSYLKGSKMLALNSSSKLARTLLQHQLDKLPIDYIENYNTIVDAVTLEDARKVAQRLWGQGLLTVIVGRSPPVAAESAPVPSATTTPSHAEQLGATPSPALPRKPN
- a CDS encoding tetratricopeptide repeat protein; this encodes MRERIPYSLGRDADEQTLRDTLKQQPNNVDAAISLARVLLARKSPDQALEVLDNVLLAAPGDLRTLNAKGVVLDQKGRHQEAQGLYRKALEREPSNAMLHNNLKLSLALESKTETEDAGSQPRMDDALARSEQ
- the sctV gene encoding type III secretion system export apparatus subunit SctV — encoded protein: MASHLRNLVARAPAHPDIMVALMLLLAIGMMIMPIPIIVIDMLIGFNLGFAILLLMVALYLSTPLDFSSLPGVILISTVFRLALTIATTRLILAEGDAGSIIHTFGDFVISGNIAVGIVIFLIVTMVQFMVLAKGAERVAEVSARFTLDALPGKQMAIDAELRNNHIDQHEARRRRAALEQESQLHGAMDGAMKFVKGDAIAGLIVICINMLGGISIGLLSKDMSLDAAMHHYTLLTIGDALISQIPALLLSITAATIVTRVNGPSKLKLGADIVSQLTASTQALRLAACVLLLMGFVPGFPLPPFVILAVLFAAASYVKVGAKGDEPAAKTGANVTASAPAPAQAQAQKQAAHAEALPIALFLAPNLTHSIDKDELEQSIARVSTSVSADLGITVPRIPARIDQNLSKSQFRIDVDSVPVERDVIDPTQLVLNDDIANIELSGIPFRQDPETARVWIEERHAAALKAAGIGHHRPVEILALRLHSTLTRYAQRLVGIQETRQLLARMEQEYADLVKEVLRTATIPRIAEVLRRLLDEGIPIRNTRLLLEALAEWSEREQNAVLLTEYVRAALKRQICFRYANAHRVVAAFIIERETEEIVRVSVRETAVGPYLVLDDWQSEKLLSQFRQIHSTIAQSQSQPVILGSMDIRRFVRGFLTRNGLDLPVLSYQDLASEFTVQPIGSVKLPATKERVPSSERGGLLPAAS
- a CDS encoding M16 family metallopeptidase — its product is MLPNGLQVVMIPDHRAPVVTQMIWYKVGSADEPAGKSGLAHFLEHLMFKGTTKHQADEFSQTVLRVGGNQNAFTGRDYTSYFQHVPREQLGKMMEFEADRMTGLILKDRDVLSERDVVLEEYNMRVANRPDARLVEQMMAALYLNHPYGHPVIGWRQEIENLDREDALAFYKRFYAPNNAILIIAGDVKVSEVRPMVERNFGGIPPQPSIPAERLRPQEPTPAAPRTVTLADPRVEQPALRRLYLVPSARTATAGESPALEVLCKLMGGGINSYLYRALVIDRRLAISAWTRYSATAIDLSQFEISATPKPGVELGQLDCAIDETVADIAHNSPQAEDFERVKTQLIAQAIYAHDNLEELATWYGGGLTTGLSIDDVRGWSDSIRAVRAEQVLEASRKWLDKKRSVTGYLTKATSKHTEKRS